In Anaerolineales bacterium, the following are encoded in one genomic region:
- a CDS encoding thiamine pyrophosphate-dependent dehydrogenase E1 component subunit alpha: MPDQVGLYRQMYRIRRFEETVLDAFPKGLFYGTTHTYIGQEANAAGVLAHLGAQDIVFSNHRCHGHFIAYGGDLRALFAELMGKATGVCGGLGGSQHLHWRNFYSNGVLGSTAPIAVGTALAEKAKGNPAVAILFLGDGALGEGTVYESLNMASLWGAPILFVVENNHIAQTTPIELALAGDIAARFSAFGIPCQRLDSSDALEIHTLAGAELAALRAAPGPRALVLDTQRFGPHSKGDDTRDEATMAEIRTRRDPLALLAPALADAERAALEAEVEAEVAAAFGQAEADPFPEALP, translated from the coding sequence ATGCCAGACCAGGTCGGCCTGTACCGGCAGATGTATCGCATCCGCCGCTTCGAAGAAACCGTGCTGGACGCGTTCCCCAAGGGCCTCTTCTACGGCACGACGCATACATATATCGGGCAGGAGGCCAACGCGGCCGGCGTGCTGGCCCACCTGGGCGCGCAAGACATCGTCTTCAGCAACCACCGCTGCCACGGGCACTTCATTGCCTACGGTGGCGACCTGCGGGCCCTGTTCGCCGAACTGATGGGCAAGGCCACCGGTGTGTGCGGCGGCCTGGGCGGCTCGCAGCACCTGCACTGGCGCAACTTCTATTCCAACGGGGTGCTGGGCAGCACGGCGCCTATCGCCGTGGGTACCGCCCTGGCCGAGAAGGCCAAAGGCAACCCGGCCGTGGCGATCCTCTTCCTGGGCGATGGGGCCTTGGGCGAGGGCACGGTCTACGAGAGCCTCAATATGGCCAGCCTGTGGGGCGCGCCGATCCTGTTTGTGGTGGAAAACAACCACATCGCCCAAACCACACCCATTGAGCTGGCCCTGGCCGGCGACATCGCCGCTCGTTTCAGCGCCTTCGGCATCCCCTGCCAGCGACTGGACAGCAGCGACGCCCTCGAGATCCACACGCTGGCCGGCGCTGAGCTGGCTGCGCTGCGGGCGGCCCCAGGGCCGCGAGCGCTGGTGCTGGACACCCAGCGCTTTGGCCCGCATTCCAAAGGCGACGATACGCGCGATGAGGCCACCATGGCCGAAATTCGGACGCGGCGGGACCCGCTGGCGCTGCTGGCCCCCGCACTGGCCGACGCCGAGCGCGCCGCCCTGGAGGCCGAGGTGGAGGCCGAAGTGGCCGCCGCTTTTGGCCAGGCCGAGGCCGACCCATTCCCGGAGGCGCTCCCGTGA
- a CDS encoding sugar transferase gives MPRSKRILDISLTLLALPFALPLAGLVALVVRLFLGRPVLFRQERPGYRGLPFTLYKFRTMKDLRGPDGELRPDAERLTALGRLLRASSLDELPELYNVLRGEMSLVGPRPLLMRYLDRYTAEQARRMQALPGLTGWAQVNGRNNVSWEDKFALDVWYVDHWSLWLDLKILLLTPLKVLRREGINQPGNATAVEFMGSQGQEGRRV, from the coding sequence ATCCCCCGCAGCAAACGCATCTTAGACATCAGCCTGACCCTGCTGGCGCTGCCTTTCGCATTGCCCCTGGCCGGGTTGGTGGCTCTGGTGGTGCGCCTCTTTCTGGGGCGGCCGGTGCTCTTTCGGCAGGAACGCCCTGGCTACCGCGGCCTGCCCTTCACCCTCTACAAATTCCGCACGATGAAAGACCTGCGCGGGCCGGACGGCGAACTACGCCCGGATGCCGAGCGACTGACGGCGCTGGGCCGCCTGCTGCGCGCCTCCAGCCTGGATGAGCTGCCCGAGCTATACAATGTACTGCGCGGCGAAATGAGCCTGGTGGGGCCGCGGCCGCTGCTAATGCGCTACCTGGACCGCTACACTGCCGAGCAGGCACGGCGCATGCAGGCACTGCCCGGGCTGACCGGCTGGGCGCAGGTCAACGGGCGCAACAACGTTTCCTGGGAGGACAAGTTCGCCTTGGACGTGTGGTACGTGGACCACTGGTCGCTGTGGCTGGACCTCAAGATCTTGCTGCTCACCCCGTTGAAGGTGCTGCGCCGCGAGGGCATCAACCAGCCGGGCAACGCCACAGCCGTGGAATTTATGGGCAGCCAGGGCCAGGAAGGGCGGCGAGTATAA
- the lexA gene encoding transcriptional repressor LexA — translation MMMAKRRKGLSERHKKILEVLEKYQTETGYPPSIREIGKQTGISSTSVVNYYLNQLEEEGYIERDRKISRGVRLVKGLTGQLEEAAEKVRSAIEDLIRVPVIGRIVAGEPMPVPTSDFGYYDPESGVEIARSLLAPGDKEEDLFALEVQGDSMIDAMVNDGDIVVMKRSQDARNGEMVAVWLTDRDETTLKYFYKENGGIRLQPANPTMQPIFVDNPRAVQVQGKVVMVIRQMDASPN, via the coding sequence ATGATGATGGCCAAACGCCGCAAGGGGCTAAGCGAACGACATAAGAAGATCCTGGAGGTGCTGGAGAAGTACCAGACCGAGACCGGCTACCCACCCTCCATCCGCGAGATTGGCAAACAAACCGGCATCTCCTCGACCTCCGTGGTTAATTACTATTTAAACCAGCTGGAAGAAGAAGGCTACATTGAGCGCGACCGCAAGATCTCTCGCGGTGTGCGCCTGGTGAAAGGCCTCACCGGGCAGCTGGAAGAGGCCGCAGAGAAGGTGCGCAGCGCCATCGAGGACCTGATCCGCGTGCCCGTGATCGGCCGCATTGTCGCCGGCGAACCCATGCCGGTGCCCACCTCTGACTTCGGTTACTACGACCCGGAAAGCGGCGTGGAAATTGCCCGCAGTCTGCTGGCTCCTGGCGACAAAGAAGAAGACCTGTTTGCTCTGGAAGTACAGGGTGACTCGATGATCGACGCCATGGTCAATGATGGCGACATCGTGGTGATGAAACGCTCGCAAGACGCCCGCAACGGCGAGATGGTGGCCGTGTGGCTGACCGACCGCGACGAGACCACTTTGAAGTACTTCTACAAAGAGAACGGCGGCATTCGGTTGCAGCCTGCCAACCCCACCATGCAGCCCATCTTTGTGGATAACCCCCGTGCGGTGCAAGTGCAAGGCAAAGTGGTGATGGTCATCCGCCAGATGGACGCATCTCCCAACTAA
- a CDS encoding NAD-dependent epimerase/dehydratase family protein, which translates to MQKNAILITGAAGEIGQALLADLAAGGKGPLVTLDLQAMPAGAQLSQHVQGSVADQALLAGLAEQYQFAQIFHLAALLSTSAERKPSLAHQVNVDASVLLLELAARQSMEGGQPVQVIFPSSIAVYGMPDLATKAAHAKVGEGDFNDPTTMYGCNKLAVEKLGAYYSSQYGQLQAEIPTRLDFRSLRFPGLISAHTAPTGGTSDYGPEMLHAAAQGQAYACFVRPDTTIPFMAMPDAVRALLGLAAAPAAALSRRAYNVGAFSLSAEAFAGQVQAAFPRAEISYAPNAPRQGIVDTWPLDVDDRAARADWGWASQYDLQRCFDEYLVPNIRQRYQA; encoded by the coding sequence ATGCAGAAAAATGCCATTCTGATCACTGGCGCCGCCGGAGAAATTGGCCAGGCTCTACTGGCCGATCTGGCGGCCGGGGGCAAAGGCCCTCTGGTGACCCTGGACTTGCAAGCCATGCCGGCCGGGGCACAGCTGAGCCAGCATGTGCAGGGCAGCGTGGCGGATCAAGCCCTATTGGCAGGTTTGGCTGAGCAGTACCAGTTTGCCCAGATCTTTCATTTGGCCGCCCTGCTTTCCACCAGCGCAGAGCGCAAACCGTCCTTGGCCCACCAGGTCAATGTGGATGCCAGTGTGCTTCTGCTGGAACTGGCCGCCCGCCAGTCCATGGAGGGTGGCCAACCGGTGCAGGTTATTTTCCCCAGCTCAATCGCCGTCTACGGAATGCCTGACCTGGCAACCAAAGCCGCGCACGCCAAAGTAGGCGAGGGCGACTTTAATGACCCGACCACCATGTACGGCTGCAACAAATTGGCCGTGGAAAAATTGGGGGCCTACTACTCCAGCCAGTACGGGCAGCTGCAGGCGGAGATTCCCACCCGGCTGGACTTTCGCTCCCTGCGTTTCCCGGGACTGATCAGCGCCCACACCGCGCCCACGGGCGGCACCAGCGACTACGGCCCGGAGATGCTGCATGCCGCCGCCCAGGGCCAGGCCTATGCCTGCTTCGTGCGGCCGGATACGACGATTCCCTTCATGGCCATGCCAGACGCCGTGCGCGCCCTGCTGGGGTTGGCCGCCGCGCCGGCTGCCGCGCTTAGCCGCCGCGCCTACAATGTGGGCGCCTTTAGCCTGTCGGCCGAAGCCTTTGCCGGCCAGGTGCAGGCCGCCTTCCCCAGGGCTGAGATCAGCTATGCGCCCAATGCGCCTCGCCAGGGTATTGTGGATACCTGGCCGCTGGATGTGGATGACCGCGCCGCCCGCGCCGACTGGGGCTGGGCGTCCCAGTATGACTTGCAGCGTTGTTTTGATGAGTACTTGGTGCCGAATATTCGCCAGCGGTATCAGGCATAA
- a CDS encoding PAS domain S-box protein, with translation MNIAGRTRRLILITGLGLLLILAIYSVAIQVLTRVTEERVAAVLTTVQNSTLVGLLDWMDGAKEHVNAWAESRAIVAQVEQLTSNSEVSQSSSHAFLQASLSPITADTHFFGYAIISPENIVLASSGVEEIGTSSLLGQNTGRLDRVRSGISLVTTPIKRTDSEEAVPVILAAAPVRGSDQVVIAALVFFIDPSQDFSTILQRGRLLNSGETYAIDSDGVLVSESRFGEALRDIGLIGPEDASILSIQVRDPGANLLTSQSPVSVDQRPLTRAAGSLVLGQSGMDVSGYRDYRGVEVVGAWIWNEEYNFGIITETDWDESFSNVESVRLALLSLGLLSGLALVGSVVVSSLADQKEQLEKARYELTVEGAREAILSFNSLNQITAWNAEAEHIFGRKKEEVLFKEIAHLILPKENQQFYLHQLEETRRNPQAFLNRERTELEMLRKDGSRFPVDVFLVPINIGRDQGFSAIIRDLTEVKEAYQQLKDSRDQLAIAYDETLRGWTAALDLRDNETEGHTQRVADAALRLAEALGVPEDEQVHLYRGALLHDIGKIGIPDQILQKPGPLDHKEWAVMKRHPVYAYEFLKQIPYLVPALDIPYSHHEKWDGSGYPNGLRGQDIPYFARMFALVDVWDALTSDRPYRKAWPVGKVREYILEQRGKHFDPELTDAFFASFL, from the coding sequence ATGAATATTGCCGGCAGAACCAGAAGGTTGATTCTCATAACTGGGCTTGGATTGCTTCTGATCCTAGCAATCTATTCCGTCGCGATTCAGGTTCTAACTAGAGTAACAGAGGAAAGAGTCGCGGCTGTTCTGACCACTGTTCAAAACAGTACTTTGGTGGGTTTATTGGATTGGATGGATGGCGCCAAAGAGCATGTAAATGCTTGGGCCGAATCGAGGGCGATTGTTGCCCAAGTTGAACAGTTAACCAGTAATTCTGAAGTTTCACAGTCCTCGTCTCATGCTTTTCTGCAAGCCAGCCTCAGCCCAATTACGGCTGATACTCATTTCTTTGGTTATGCCATTATCAGTCCGGAAAATATTGTCCTCGCTTCCTCAGGGGTGGAAGAGATCGGAACATCGAGTCTACTGGGCCAAAATACAGGGCGTTTGGACCGTGTGCGTTCTGGCATAAGTTTGGTCACAACACCAATCAAAAGAACTGATTCTGAAGAGGCTGTGCCGGTTATCTTAGCTGCGGCACCGGTTCGAGGCAGCGATCAGGTTGTGATCGCGGCACTGGTCTTTTTTATTGATCCCTCACAGGATTTTTCCACGATCCTTCAACGCGGCAGGTTGCTGAATTCTGGGGAGACGTACGCAATTGATAGTGACGGGGTTTTGGTCAGCGAGAGTCGCTTTGGAGAAGCACTCAGAGATATTGGTTTAATTGGCCCGGAGGATGCCTCCATCCTCAGCATTCAAGTCAGGGATCCGGGAGCTAACTTGCTGACCAGCCAGAGTCCCGTTTCAGTTGACCAGCGACCTTTGACGCGTGCGGCAGGAAGTCTTGTATTAGGCCAGTCCGGGATGGATGTGAGCGGTTATCGTGATTACCGCGGGGTAGAGGTGGTGGGCGCCTGGATCTGGAACGAGGAATACAATTTTGGGATCATCACAGAGACGGATTGGGATGAATCATTCTCCAATGTAGAATCAGTAAGGCTGGCTTTACTTTCTCTGGGTCTGCTTTCGGGCCTGGCCTTGGTAGGCTCTGTGGTTGTTTCCAGCCTGGCTGATCAAAAAGAGCAACTGGAAAAAGCGCGCTACGAGTTGACTGTTGAAGGTGCGCGGGAGGCAATTCTTTCATTCAATTCTTTAAATCAAATCACAGCATGGAATGCAGAGGCAGAGCATATTTTTGGACGCAAAAAAGAGGAGGTGCTTTTCAAAGAAATTGCTCATCTGATTCTTCCTAAAGAAAACCAGCAGTTTTACTTGCACCAACTCGAAGAGACACGCCGGAACCCTCAGGCTTTCCTAAACCGTGAGCGTACAGAGCTTGAGATGCTGCGCAAAGATGGAAGCAGATTCCCGGTGGATGTCTTTTTGGTGCCTATTAATATTGGAAGGGACCAGGGGTTCTCTGCAATCATTCGTGATCTTACTGAGGTCAAAGAGGCGTATCAGCAGCTCAAAGATTCGCGTGACCAATTGGCCATAGCTTATGACGAAACATTGCGCGGATGGACTGCTGCATTGGATCTGCGTGACAATGAAACTGAAGGACATACGCAGAGGGTGGCCGATGCGGCACTGCGTTTGGCTGAAGCGTTAGGCGTTCCAGAAGACGAGCAGGTGCACTTGTATCGTGGCGCCCTGCTTCACGATATTGGCAAAATTGGCATCCCAGACCAAATCCTGCAAAAGCCAGGACCTTTAGACCATAAAGAGTGGGCGGTGATGAAGCGGCACCCCGTATACGCTTATGAATTTCTCAAACAGATCCCGTATCTGGTGCCTGCCTTGGATATCCCCTATTCTCATCATGAGAAATGGGATGGAAGCGGCTACCCGAACGGTCTGCGCGGACAAGACATCCCGTATTTTGCCAGAATGTTTGCGCTGGTTGATGTTTGGGATGCATTAACGTCTGATCGGCCCTATCGTAAAGCTTGGCCAGTGGGAAAAGTCCGCGAATACATTCTGGAGCAACGTGGTAAGCACTTTGATCCTGAGCTTACGGATGCTTTCTTTGCGAGCTTTTTGTAG
- a CDS encoding aspartate 1-decarboxylase, with product MRILARSKIHKAIVTDADVNYVGSITIDEDLIEKAGLWPGEKVLVVSNTSGARLETYVIVGKRGSGEITMNGAAAHLIKPGEEIIIIAFEITDTPVETHFILVDENNKFVQYL from the coding sequence ATGCGCATTCTGGCACGCTCTAAGATCCACAAAGCCATCGTCACCGACGCGGATGTGAACTACGTCGGCAGCATCACAATTGATGAAGACCTGATCGAGAAGGCCGGTCTGTGGCCAGGCGAAAAAGTGCTGGTGGTCAGCAACACTAGTGGGGCGCGCCTGGAAACCTATGTGATCGTGGGCAAACGAGGCAGCGGAGAGATCACGATGAATGGCGCCGCCGCGCATCTGATCAAGCCTGGCGAAGAGATCATCATCATCGCCTTCGAAATTACAGATACCCCCGTGGAAACCCATTTCATCCTGGTGGATGAGAACAATAAGTTTGTGCAATATCTGTAG
- a CDS encoding DEAD/DEAH box helicase, with protein sequence MQFTEFNLDARLQVGIQRAGFVQPTPIQAQAIPLALQGADIIGTAQTGTGKTAAFVLPLLNKLLDGPRRQTRALIVTPTRELAEQIHETVKLLATGTGLRSVTVYGGVGARPQAQALRNGTEIIVACPGRLLDLAGQGAARLNKVEVLVLDEADRMFDMGFLPDVRRILNLVPDQRQTLFFSATFPKEVRELAEQALHDPQRVAVGISAPAHTVSHALYPVSNGAKTRFLVELLTQSATNSVLIFTRTKHRAQKVARQLETSGYRVTSLHGNRTQGQRQAAIKGFREGRFQIMVATDIAARGLDIQSISHVINYDMPDTTDAYIHRIGRTGRAERSGDAYTLVTPEDKSALRSLERVLGKPIERRKLEGFDYGSEPQLAAAGPEPAFPRGPRRAQRNRRGEDYAKRLASYR encoded by the coding sequence ATGCAATTCACTGAGTTCAACCTTGATGCTCGCCTTCAAGTGGGCATCCAACGCGCCGGTTTCGTGCAACCCACGCCGATCCAGGCCCAGGCCATTCCATTGGCCTTGCAAGGCGCAGACATCATCGGCACGGCCCAAACCGGCACAGGCAAGACTGCAGCTTTCGTGCTGCCTTTGCTCAACAAACTGCTGGACGGTCCGCGCCGCCAAACGCGCGCCCTTATCGTCACCCCGACCCGTGAGCTGGCCGAGCAGATCCACGAAACCGTGAAGCTGCTGGCTACCGGCACGGGTCTGCGTTCCGTCACCGTCTACGGTGGCGTGGGCGCCCGCCCGCAGGCCCAGGCGCTGCGCAACGGCACCGAGATCATCGTGGCCTGCCCCGGTCGTTTGCTCGACCTGGCAGGGCAGGGCGCCGCGCGCCTTAACAAGGTCGAAGTGCTGGTGCTGGACGAGGCCGACCGCATGTTTGACATGGGCTTCCTGCCTGATGTGCGCCGCATCCTCAACCTGGTCCCAGACCAGCGCCAGACGCTGTTCTTTTCCGCCACCTTCCCCAAAGAAGTGCGTGAGCTGGCCGAACAGGCCCTGCACGACCCGCAGCGGGTGGCAGTCGGCATTAGCGCTCCGGCTCACACCGTTTCACACGCGCTCTACCCGGTTTCCAACGGCGCCAAGACGCGTTTCCTGGTGGAACTGCTGACGCAGTCGGCCACCAACTCGGTGCTGATCTTTACCCGCACCAAGCACCGCGCTCAGAAGGTAGCCCGCCAGCTGGAGACGTCTGGCTATCGAGTCACCAGCCTGCACGGCAACCGCACCCAGGGCCAGCGCCAAGCGGCCATCAAGGGCTTCCGCGAGGGCCGCTTCCAGATCATGGTGGCTACCGACATTGCCGCCCGCGGCCTGGACATTCAGTCCATTTCGCATGTGATCAACTACGACATGCCGGATACCACGGACGCTTACATCCACCGCATTGGGCGCACCGGCCGCGCGGAACGCAGCGGCGACGCTTATACCCTGGTGACCCCGGAGGACAAATCAGCCCTGCGCAGCTTGGAGCGCGTGCTGGGCAAGCCCATCGAGCGCCGCAAACTGGAAGGTTTTGACTACGGCAGCGAGCCGCAGCTGGCCGCTGCCGGGCCGGAACCCGCATTTCCCCGCGGCCCGCGCCGCGCCCAGCGCAATCGGCGTGGTGAAGACTACGCCAAGCGTCTGGCTTCCTATCGCTAA
- a CDS encoding Rrf2 family transcriptional regulator has product MKLTARSEYALLALVYLARNSEISHIPVETIAKAQGIPPRFLEQILLSLKRAHVVRSVKGQRGGYSLARPANEIFLADIIRVFDGALAPTESVSKNFYEATPVEKEEGLLRVFRDIRDYTSNKMETTSLADVVVS; this is encoded by the coding sequence ATGAAACTGACCGCCCGTAGTGAATACGCTTTGCTGGCTTTGGTGTACCTGGCGCGCAACAGCGAGATCTCACACATCCCTGTGGAGACCATCGCTAAAGCGCAGGGTATCCCGCCGCGTTTTTTGGAGCAGATTTTGCTTTCGCTGAAGCGCGCACATGTGGTGCGCAGTGTGAAAGGCCAGCGCGGCGGGTACAGCCTGGCCCGCCCGGCCAACGAGATCTTCCTCGCAGATATCATCCGCGTCTTTGATGGCGCACTGGCGCCCACCGAATCGGTGAGCAAGAACTTTTACGAAGCCACGCCCGTGGAAAAAGAAGAGGGATTGCTGCGCGTGTTCCGCGATATTCGCGATTACACCTCGAACAAGATGGAAACTACTTCCCTGGCAGATGTAGTTGTGTCATAA
- a CDS encoding thioredoxin family protein has product MPDWLWRALLAAAIIAVSWAALRVLTQQASRRGAARLSELRRAGRRAGKVLVYFTTPTCIPCKTIQRPAIEDAKQSLGTELEVIEIDAQAQPELASRWGVLSVPTTYLFNRQGEMKHANYGVVRLEKLLEQLQQL; this is encoded by the coding sequence ATGCCAGACTGGCTGTGGCGCGCCCTGTTGGCGGCGGCGATCATCGCCGTCAGCTGGGCCGCGCTGCGTGTACTGACCCAGCAGGCGTCCCGCCGCGGTGCAGCTCGACTCTCCGAATTGCGCCGGGCGGGACGACGGGCCGGCAAGGTGCTAGTCTACTTCACCACGCCCACCTGCATACCCTGCAAGACCATCCAACGCCCGGCGATCGAAGACGCCAAACAAAGCTTGGGGACTGAGCTTGAGGTGATCGAGATCGACGCCCAGGCCCAGCCGGAGCTGGCCTCGCGCTGGGGAGTGCTGAGTGTGCCTACGACCTATCTGTTTAATCGTCAAGGGGAAATGAAACACGCCAATTACGGCGTGGTTCGTTTGGAAAAACTGCTGGAACAACTGCAGCAGTTATGA
- a CDS encoding DUF4395 domain-containing protein, giving the protein MTNKLQKVDHAALKANQLTIITLSILAFILNQPWLAAFVAAVMGIGSLLKVPGFLLLYQKVLKPAGLLKPDVLDDNPEPHRFAQTIGFFVLGVGAVLLFSGSATGWVLVWLVVGLAALNAFGGFCVGCAIYYWLARLQIPGFSKQPPAGVTPGMKPKAS; this is encoded by the coding sequence ATGACAAACAAACTTCAAAAAGTGGACCACGCCGCATTAAAAGCCAACCAGCTCACCATCATCACCCTGAGCATATTGGCTTTCATCCTCAACCAGCCCTGGCTGGCGGCCTTTGTGGCGGCGGTGATGGGGATTGGCAGCCTGCTCAAGGTGCCGGGCTTCCTGCTCCTGTACCAAAAGGTGCTCAAGCCCGCCGGGCTGCTGAAGCCGGATGTGCTGGATGACAACCCTGAGCCGCACCGCTTCGCCCAGACGATCGGCTTCTTCGTCTTGGGGGTTGGGGCTGTGCTGCTGTTCAGCGGCTCAGCCACCGGCTGGGTGCTGGTGTGGCTGGTGGTGGGTCTGGCGGCGCTGAACGCTTTCGGCGGCTTTTGCGTCGGCTGCGCCATCTACTACTGGTTGGCTCGCCTCCAGATACCTGGGTTCAGCAAACAGCCGCCGGCTGGCGTGACCCCAGGCATGAAACCCAAGGCCAGTTAG
- a CDS encoding MBL fold metallo-hydrolase — MSKLLVKQFVNPELGNSSFIIASAESGKAAVIDPERDVEKYLQAAQERGLQIVYGLETHLHADFISGVHELGHALQQSGSTDYQIAVSAAGGSLFPHLPLAEGDRISLGDVELEVLATPGHSKEHISFLAYLNDQPEPLMLFSGGSLIVGGTGRTDLHGEHNTRPLAQDLFNTLHHKLAGLPDAVVVYPTHGAGSFCNTTTSSERVSTIAKERQENPFFKYDQEDLFVTEALAHLSSFPSHYERLPAVNLTGARVLGGVPELTPLSAQQVAQALEEGALLLDVRDSESYLAKHIPNSYGIPVFTPLCAWAGWVIPPDAKLIIVGEAPTERREAVLQLIRIGYDNFVGFLENGVTAWEAAGYPVNRVENLDAERLKDWLEQTSPPEILDVRFKHEFQANRLAGAQHLEAGWLPHASPEQLPAKDSPLVVHCKAGSRSTVAISLLERQGYENLYMLRDGIQAWMMAGYETVKGSDN; from the coding sequence ATGAGCAAACTGCTTGTCAAACAGTTCGTAAATCCTGAGCTGGGCAATTCTTCTTTCATCATTGCCTCTGCGGAGAGCGGCAAAGCCGCCGTGATCGACCCGGAGCGGGATGTGGAAAAGTACCTGCAGGCGGCCCAGGAGCGCGGTTTGCAAATCGTCTACGGCCTGGAAACCCACCTGCACGCGGATTTCATCTCCGGCGTGCACGAGTTGGGCCACGCCTTGCAGCAAAGCGGCTCAACTGACTATCAGATCGCTGTCAGCGCGGCAGGCGGTTCACTGTTCCCACACCTGCCGCTGGCCGAAGGCGACCGCATCTCCCTCGGTGATGTGGAATTGGAAGTGCTGGCCACGCCCGGCCACAGCAAAGAGCACATCAGCTTCCTGGCCTATCTGAACGACCAGCCGGAACCGTTGATGCTGTTCAGCGGTGGCTCGCTGATCGTCGGCGGCACCGGCCGCACTGACCTGCACGGCGAGCACAATACGCGCCCCCTGGCCCAGGATCTCTTCAACACCCTGCATCACAAGCTGGCCGGCCTGCCGGACGCGGTTGTGGTGTACCCCACCCACGGAGCCGGCTCCTTCTGCAATACCACCACCAGCTCGGAACGCGTCTCGACCATAGCCAAAGAGCGCCAGGAGAATCCCTTCTTCAAGTATGACCAGGAAGACTTGTTCGTGACGGAAGCGCTGGCGCACCTCTCCAGCTTTCCCAGCCACTACGAGCGCCTGCCGGCCGTGAACCTGACCGGTGCGCGGGTGCTGGGTGGCGTGCCGGAACTCACGCCGCTCAGCGCCCAACAAGTGGCCCAGGCCCTGGAAGAAGGCGCCTTGTTGCTGGATGTACGCGACAGCGAAAGCTATCTGGCCAAACACATCCCCAATTCGTACGGCATCCCGGTCTTCACCCCCTTATGCGCCTGGGCCGGCTGGGTCATCCCGCCAGATGCCAAACTGATCATTGTGGGAGAGGCGCCGACAGAACGCCGTGAGGCGGTGCTGCAGTTGATCCGCATCGGCTACGACAACTTCGTGGGGTTCCTGGAGAACGGCGTGACTGCCTGGGAAGCCGCCGGCTACCCCGTCAACCGCGTCGAGAACCTGGACGCCGAACGCTTGAAGGACTGGCTGGAGCAAACCAGCCCGCCGGAGATCCTGGACGTGCGTTTCAAACATGAATTCCAAGCCAACCGTCTGGCGGGAGCGCAGCACCTGGAAGCAGGCTGGCTACCCCACGCCAGCCCCGAGCAGCTGCCCGCCAAGGACAGCCCCCTGGTGGTGCACTGCAAGGCGGGCTCGCGCTCCACGGTGGCCATCTCGCTGCTGGAGCGCCAGGGATACGAAAACCTCTACATGCTGCGCGACGGCATCCAGGCCTGGATGATGGCCGGCTACGAAACCGTCAAAGGCAGCGACAACTAA
- a CDS encoding sulfurtransferase — protein MSTPAIPEVLVNTHWVVERLNDPAIRLLESNEDVTLYDKGHIPGAQAINWHTELNDPLVRDYLNAEQFAALLESKGISNDTTVVLYGDKNNWWATYTFWVFKLFGHPDVRILDGGRQKWEAEGRPYTSEVPSFPKGSYTAPARDDVSIRAFRDQVLTHQDQGLPLVDVRSAAEFSGEKLHMPEYPQEGSLRGGHIPGAKNIPWASAVREDGTFKSVEELKTLYEAQGFTPDKDIITYCRIGERSSHTWFVLTQLLGYPQVRNYDGSWTEWGNLVNSPIEK, from the coding sequence ATGAGCACCCCTGCAATTCCTGAAGTATTGGTAAACACTCACTGGGTGGTGGAGCGTCTGAACGACCCGGCCATCCGGCTGCTGGAATCCAACGAGGATGTCACCTTGTATGACAAAGGCCACATCCCCGGCGCCCAGGCGATCAACTGGCACACTGAGCTGAACGACCCGCTGGTGCGCGACTACCTGAACGCAGAGCAGTTCGCCGCCCTACTGGAGTCCAAAGGCATCTCGAACGACACCACTGTAGTGCTGTACGGCGACAAGAACAACTGGTGGGCCACCTACACGTTCTGGGTCTTCAAACTCTTCGGCCATCCGGATGTGCGCATCCTGGACGGCGGCCGCCAGAAGTGGGAGGCCGAAGGCCGCCCTTACACCAGCGAGGTGCCCAGCTTCCCCAAAGGCAGCTATACCGCCCCGGCCCGCGACGACGTCAGCATCCGCGCCTTCCGCGACCAGGTGCTTACACACCAGGACCAGGGCCTACCCTTGGTGGATGTGCGCTCTGCCGCCGAGTTCTCCGGCGAAAAACTGCACATGCCGGAATACCCGCAGGAGGGTTCGCTGCGCGGCGGGCACATCCCCGGTGCCAAGAACATCCCCTGGGCCAGTGCCGTGCGTGAGGACGGCACCTTCAAGTCCGTCGAGGAGCTGAAAACCCTTTACGAAGCCCAGGGCTTTACCCCCGACAAAGACATCATCACCTACTGCCGCATCGGGGAACGCTCCAGCCACACCTGGTTCGTGCTGACCCAGCTGCTGGGGTATCCCCAAGTGCGCAATTACGATGGCTCGTGGACCGAATGGGGCAATCTGGTCAACTCGCCCATTGAAAAATAA